A section of the Streptomyces sp. NBC_00178 genome encodes:
- the secA gene encoding preprotein translocase subunit SecA, with the protein MSVFNKLMRAGEGKILRKLHRIADQVSSIEEDFVNLSDAELRALTDEYKERYADGESLDDLLPEAFATVREAAKRVLGQRHYDVQMMGGAALHLGYVAEMKTGEGKTLVGTLPAYLNALSGKGVHLITVNDYLAERDSEMMGRVHKFLGLEVGCIIANMTPAQRREQYACDITYGTNNEFGFDYLRDNMAWSQDELVQRGHNFAIVDEVDSILVDEARTPLIISGPADQATKWYGDFAKLVTRLTRGEAGNPLKGIEETGDYEVDEKKRTVAIHEPGVAKVEDWLGIDNLYESVNTPLVGYLNNAIKAKELFKKDKDYVVIDGEVMIVDEHTGRILAGRRYNEGMHQAIEAKEGVDIKDENQTLATITLQNFFRLYGKLSGMTGTAMTEAAEFHQIYKLGVVPIPTNRPMVRADQSDLIYRTEVAKFAAVVDDIAEKHEKGQPILVGTTSVEKSEYLSQQLSKRGVQHEVLNAKQHDREATIVAQAGRKGAVTVATNMAGRGTDIKLGGNPDDLAEAELRQRGLDPVEHVEEWAAALPAALEKAEQAVKAEFEEVKELGGLYVLGTERHESRRIDNQLRGRSGRQGDPGESRFYLSLGDDLMRLFKAQMVERVMSMANVPDDVPIENKMVTRAIASAQSQVEQQNFETRKNVLKYDEVLNRQREVIYGERRRVLEGEDLQDQIRHFMDDTIDDYIRQETAEGFAEEWDLDRLWGAFKQLYPVKVTVAELEDAAGDLAGVTADFIAESVKDDIHEQYAEREKTLGSDIMRELERRVVLSVLDRKWREHLYEMDYLQEGIGLRAMAQKDPLVEYQREGFDMFNAMMEGIKEESVGYLFNLEVQVEQQVEEVPVQAGEPTSLDKQDAAVPAPAGRPEIRAKGLDAPQRPDRLHFSAPTVDGEGGVVEGDFSNGDGAASEGDGMTRAERRKAQKSAGGGGRRRKK; encoded by the coding sequence GTGTCCGTCTTCAACAAGCTCATGCGTGCAGGCGAAGGCAAGATCCTGCGCAAACTGCACCGCATCGCGGACCAGGTCAGCTCCATCGAAGAGGACTTCGTCAACCTCTCCGACGCCGAGCTGCGGGCGCTCACCGACGAGTACAAGGAACGGTACGCGGACGGCGAGAGCCTGGACGACCTGCTTCCCGAAGCATTCGCGACCGTCCGTGAGGCCGCGAAGCGAGTCCTCGGACAGCGCCACTACGACGTCCAGATGATGGGCGGCGCCGCGCTGCACCTCGGCTATGTCGCCGAGATGAAGACCGGTGAGGGCAAGACCCTCGTCGGCACCCTGCCGGCGTATCTCAACGCGCTCTCCGGCAAGGGCGTGCACCTGATCACGGTGAACGACTACCTCGCCGAGCGTGACTCCGAGATGATGGGCCGGGTGCACAAGTTCCTCGGTCTCGAGGTCGGCTGCATCATCGCGAACATGACACCGGCGCAGCGCCGTGAGCAGTACGCCTGCGACATCACCTACGGCACGAACAACGAGTTCGGCTTCGACTACCTCCGCGACAACATGGCGTGGTCCCAGGACGAGCTCGTCCAGCGCGGCCACAACTTCGCCATCGTCGACGAGGTCGACTCGATCCTCGTCGACGAAGCCCGTACGCCGCTGATCATCTCCGGCCCCGCCGACCAGGCGACCAAGTGGTACGGCGACTTCGCCAAGCTGGTGACGCGCCTCACCCGGGGTGAGGCGGGCAACCCGCTGAAGGGCATCGAGGAGACCGGCGACTACGAGGTCGACGAGAAGAAGCGCACCGTGGCCATCCACGAGCCCGGTGTCGCGAAGGTCGAGGACTGGCTGGGGATCGACAACCTCTACGAGTCGGTGAACACCCCGCTCGTCGGTTACCTCAACAACGCGATCAAGGCCAAGGAACTCTTCAAGAAGGACAAGGACTACGTCGTCATCGACGGCGAAGTCATGATCGTCGACGAGCACACCGGCCGCATCCTCGCCGGCCGTCGCTACAACGAGGGCATGCACCAGGCCATCGAGGCGAAGGAAGGGGTGGACATCAAGGACGAGAACCAGACGCTCGCCACGATCACCCTGCAGAACTTCTTCCGCCTGTACGGCAAGCTCTCCGGCATGACCGGTACGGCCATGACCGAGGCCGCGGAGTTCCACCAGATCTACAAGCTCGGTGTCGTGCCCATCCCGACGAACCGGCCGATGGTCCGCGCCGACCAGTCCGACCTGATCTACCGCACCGAGGTCGCGAAGTTCGCCGCGGTCGTCGATGACATCGCGGAGAAGCACGAGAAGGGCCAGCCGATCCTGGTCGGCACGACCTCCGTCGAGAAGTCCGAGTACCTCTCGCAGCAGCTCTCCAAGCGCGGTGTCCAGCACGAGGTCCTCAACGCCAAGCAGCACGACCGTGAGGCGACGATCGTCGCCCAGGCCGGCCGCAAGGGCGCGGTCACGGTCGCCACGAACATGGCCGGCCGAGGCACGGACATCAAGCTCGGCGGGAACCCGGACGACCTCGCCGAGGCGGAGCTGCGCCAGCGCGGTCTGGACCCCGTGGAGCACGTCGAGGAGTGGGCGGCAGCCCTGCCCGCCGCGCTGGAGAAGGCCGAGCAGGCCGTCAAGGCGGAGTTCGAAGAGGTCAAGGAGCTCGGCGGGCTGTACGTCCTGGGCACGGAGCGGCACGAGTCGCGCCGTATCGACAACCAGCTGCGCGGTCGTTCCGGCCGTCAGGGCGACCCGGGCGAGTCCCGCTTCTACCTGTCGCTGGGTGACGACCTGATGCGCCTGTTCAAGGCGCAGATGGTCGAGCGCGTCATGTCGATGGCGAACGTGCCCGACGACGTCCCCATCGAGAACAAGATGGTCACCCGGGCGATCGCCTCCGCGCAGTCGCAGGTCGAGCAGCAGAACTTCGAGACGCGCAAGAACGTCCTGAAGTACGACGAGGTGCTCAACCGTCAGCGCGAGGTCATCTACGGGGAGCGCCGCCGCGTCCTGGAGGGCGAGGACCTGCAGGACCAGATCCGCCACTTCATGGACGACACGATCGACGACTACATCCGCCAGGAGACGGCGGAGGGCTTCGCCGAGGAGTGGGACCTCGACCGACTGTGGGGCGCCTTCAAGCAGCTCTACCCGGTGAAGGTCACCGTCGCCGAGCTCGAGGACGCCGCAGGCGACCTGGCGGGGGTCACGGCCGACTTCATCGCCGAGTCGGTGAAGGACGACATCCACGAGCAGTACGCGGAGCGCGAGAAGACCCTCGGCTCGGACATCATGCGTGAGCTGGAGCGGCGCGTGGTGCTGTCCGTGCTCGACCGCAAGTGGCGCGAGCACCTCTACGAGATGGACTACCTCCAGGAGGGCATCGGCCTCCGGGCCATGGCGCAGAAGGACCCGCTGGTCGAGTACCAGCGCGAGGGCTTCGACATGTTCAACGCCATGATGGAGGGCATCAAGGAGGAGTCCGTCGGCTACCTGTTCAACCTGGAGGTCCAGGTCGAGCAGCAGGTCGAGGAGGTTCCGGTGCAGGCGGGCGAGCCGACCTCGCTCGACAAGCAGGACGCCGCGGTTCCGGCCCCGGCCGGCCGGCCGGAGATCCGGGCCAAGGGTCTGGACGCGCCCCAGCGCCCCGACCGGCTGCACTTCTCCGCTCCCACGGTGGACGGCGAGGGCGGTGTCGTGGAGGGTGACTTCTCCAACGGCGACGGCGCGGCGTCCGAGGGCGACGGGATGACGCGTGCGGAGCGCCGCAAGGCGCAGAAGAGCGCTGGTGGCGGCGGCCGTCGCCGCAAGAAGTAG